The DNA window CCTAAACAATGGGCTATGGGAAGATACTGCCTATATTGAAGAGTTCATTGCAACATCAAATCATAATGATACTCCTAAAGATAGAGTTGTTCGGGTTATTTCTGCGCAGTGCGAAAGCAAGCTGGGTCATTCTGTGCTTGCTGTAGCTACCAAGGATTTTCGACGAATATTTGACGATGTCGATGCTTGGTTTATACAGTCCTGTGCATCTATGCTTACCCAGATCTGGCAGAGGCGTCTTCTATCAGAAGCAAtcagagcaaaagaaaggTTTCTTCGTGGAATATCTCATCAGCTTCGAACTCCGATACATGGTATTCTCGGCGCCGCCGAACTGCTCAACGAGGATTTAAAGGCAATCGCTATATCTGACAACGCCAAAATACAGCCAGCGTTGGCGGGTATTGCAGGATTTCTCTCTGATATTAAAAGGTCATCCTTGTACCTCGATACCATGTCTACAGCAGGTCGAGAGCTTATGTCAACAGTTAACAGCATGATTACCTTGAACAGATGGGCTGATGTTGCCGTGGCCGAACGACATTATGCCGCGCATGACATTAGCGAGCTGGAGTTGGAGCTCATGAAAGGTATTTCTGACGCAGCGACAAGGCACACAGGCTCGACGCCTTCCATATTTTTTCACTGCGATCTACCTCTAGACTGTAGGTGCTTGGAAACCGACCTCAGCTTACTTAGGGACAGCGTCCTTCCCCTTATTATTAATGCCATTCAAAACACATCAGAGGGTGCTGTTATAATCACGTCCTCGAAACAACAGGGGACAGATGCATTCGTGATCGATGTCGAAGATACGGGCTGTGGCATTCTGCCAGACGACCAGAGCCGCATCTTTGAGCTCTACGAGAAAGGTGGCGAGCACTCGACAGGCGCTGGACTAGGTTTGCCTCTGGCCACCAAATTTTCGACGCTCCTACACGGCTCTATTGAGCTAATATCATCACAAGTCGATCGCGGCTCTCATTTCAGGGCAACATTCCGAGATATCACTTACACAGCTTCGACCGCGCCTTCGCATATAACACCGTCTTCTCTTAGATACCTACCGCTGCGATTCCACCAGCTGGGAGCTGACTTGCCTGACTTGCATCTGTCTTCAAATTTCGCCAAGTTCCTGATTCGTAACGGACTCACCCCTTCGGAGAGCTACCAAGACTGCTTTACAATCCTTGAATCCCGCCGTGACTCGCAACAAAACCACAGCCACATTTCATCTGTACCATCGGACCAAGTCGTCATCTGTCTGGTCCCAACGTCAGTTGATTCAGAGTCTCTCGATTCGCTACCCAATGTCATATATGTCAGCGGACCCTTCTCAACATTAAAGCTTCTGAACATACTTCAAGAAGCCGATAACCTTGCCATGATGATCGATCCAGCGAAGAGACTTGTCAGTTCCAACAAGAACCTGGCCGAGGACTTGGCTCAAGGTGGCTCTGCTGTTCATTCCAACCCTTCAGATGAGTCTTACTCGACTTCAGACGAGGGATACGACTCTATAGACGGTTCGCCCTCACTCTCTACTAATGGGGAATCAGGCCAGACGCTCGAACATGGCGGCGAGTCAGGTTTAGACAAGGGTTTATTATCTAAATGTCAATCTGATGAGCTAGCCATCCGGAGGCACTCTACC is part of the Trichoderma atroviride chromosome 1, complete sequence genome and encodes:
- a CDS encoding uncharacterized protein (EggNog:ENOG41), with the translated sequence MHFFPKADAALLSPSPEKQSLPARPTDVDPIFDVDNVHVPIAPWTPETESCFYPLKKDPYASASIPKKPASATSRYLRAHLARNERLRLSMLWYYGRDLGNESELLSGLQEKVCLAQESSGWEFAIVGLLDVNVYIRLATVGVQVAILPRGETLCAHTVTQPPGNVFLLPDMLEDWRFRESPYVEKGGLLAYAGVPLRMQHESGECVGLGSLCVASATSQPPLSKPQQQTLARLADWVVADIVQCTRARRQRERHRLAELIATVENVSDENDSQEPVLEILRIAYPDESISILSSGTGQFVNSQYSGLPSDLNNGLWEDTAYIEEFIATSNHNDTPKDRVVRVISAQCESKLGHSVLAVATKDFRRIFDDVDAWFIQSCASMLTQIWQRRLLSEAIRAKERFLRGISHQLRTPIHGILGAAELLNEDLKAIAISDNAKIQPALAGIAGFLSDIKRSSLYLDTMSTAGRELMSTVNSMITLNRWADVAVAERHYAAHDISELELELMKGISDAATRHTGSTPSIFFHCDLPLDCRCLETDLSLLRDSVLPLIINAIQNTSEGAVIITSSKQQGTDAFVIDVEDTGCGILPDDQSRIFELYEKGGEHSTGAGLGLPLATKFSTLLHGSIELISSQVDRGSHFRATFRDITYTASTAPSHITPSSLRYLPLRFHQLGADLPDLHLSSNFAKFLIRNGLTPSESYQDCFTILESRRDSQQNHSHISSVPSDQVVICLVPTSVDSESLDSLPNVIYVSGPFSTLKLLNILQEADNLAMMIDPAKRLVSSNKNLAEDLAQGGSAVHSNPSDESYSTSDEGYDSIDGSPSLSTNGESGQTLEHGGESGLDKGLLSKCQSDELAIRRHSTTPPAPARSAKPITLVVDDNTINLRILQMYCKKRGLSCLSAADGKQAVEIFSKRQTSHAAGDGAPIELILMDLQMPVCNGIDATQEIRSLEKQHGWNSSILFIVTGQDSDVDREAASAAGADDYLVKPIGMRFLDSGLKRYFPAFKN